The proteins below are encoded in one region of Bremerella sp. P1:
- a CDS encoding tRNA-(ms[2]io[6]A)-hydroxylase: protein MLHLKSETGQRWLDQVEKNTEEILIDHAHCEKKAAGTALNLMFAYIEDEELCREMTSIVNEELEHFHMVREILKQRGIEFRRMKPSSYGGQLHELIRSGEPQRAVDRLLVAGLIEARSCERFGQLRKHLADAQLRDFYDSLFESEARHHAVYVRLAKHYAPESEVMARLDELATAEAAIIAAGDENARMHS, encoded by the coding sequence ATGCTGCATCTGAAATCCGAGACCGGCCAACGCTGGCTCGATCAGGTTGAAAAGAACACCGAAGAGATCCTGATCGATCACGCCCACTGCGAAAAGAAAGCAGCCGGGACGGCCCTGAACCTGATGTTCGCCTATATCGAAGACGAAGAGCTGTGCCGCGAGATGACCTCGATCGTCAACGAGGAACTCGAGCACTTTCATATGGTCCGCGAGATTCTCAAGCAAAGGGGAATCGAGTTTCGCCGCATGAAACCCAGCTCTTACGGCGGCCAGTTGCACGAGTTGATCCGTAGCGGTGAGCCCCAACGGGCCGTCGATCGACTGTTGGTCGCCGGATTGATCGAAGCTCGCAGTTGCGAACGCTTCGGCCAGCTTCGCAAGCATTTGGCAGATGCCCAGTTGCGCGATTTCTACGATAGTTTGTTCGAGTCGGAAGCACGGCACCATGCGGTTTATGTGCGTCTGGCCAAGCATTATGCCCCGGAAAGCGAAGTCATGGCCCGCCTGGATGAGCTGGCCACCGCCGAGGCAGCCATCATTGCCGCCGGAGACGAGAACGCTAGGATGCATAGTTAA
- a CDS encoding tetratricopeptide repeat protein, producing MSESNSTESQSSPAPSPSPSPSPSQVPPPGRPPFVPVLIAVMVLSAVYVGYSFFTPQSIAQWKWAAAVDALENDNIDQAKQLAEEALEWDPENAELRLHIAEMHYRQDETTEARMQIEEAIALGKDNPLVLTQAGFLLSRMGQHDGAMMLADRLVDIAEKEQTIHLHEALNRRAYSIAMAAADEAATAEQIANGMKDIDLAIEYYGDDASYVDTRGYLKVFDGDLEGAVKDLDAAIKFYENTRTELLAQLTPEQIENMPSGVSFVDNQLKQVLAVLYSHRATAYEKLGNEDEAKQDTDLAEAYGLDRQRGVW from the coding sequence ATGTCTGAGTCGAATTCGACCGAATCCCAGTCCAGCCCTGCCCCTTCGCCGAGCCCTTCGCCGAGCCCTTCGCAAGTGCCGCCACCGGGCCGTCCTCCCTTTGTTCCCGTGTTGATCGCGGTCATGGTACTTTCCGCCGTCTACGTGGGTTACTCATTCTTCACGCCGCAATCGATCGCTCAGTGGAAATGGGCAGCTGCGGTCGATGCATTAGAAAACGACAACATCGATCAGGCCAAGCAACTGGCCGAAGAGGCGCTGGAGTGGGACCCTGAAAATGCGGAACTGCGATTGCATATCGCTGAAATGCATTATCGTCAGGACGAAACGACCGAAGCCCGAATGCAGATCGAAGAAGCGATCGCCCTGGGCAAAGACAATCCGTTGGTGCTCACCCAGGCAGGCTTCCTGCTGTCGCGCATGGGGCAACATGACGGTGCCATGATGCTCGCCGATCGCCTGGTCGATATCGCTGAGAAAGAGCAGACGATTCATCTGCACGAAGCACTCAATCGACGGGCCTACTCCATTGCGATGGCCGCCGCCGACGAGGCTGCCACGGCTGAGCAGATTGCCAACGGGATGAAGGACATCGACTTGGCGATCGAGTACTACGGCGATGACGCATCGTACGTCGACACGCGCGGCTACCTGAAGGTCTTCGATGGTGACTTAGAAGGAGCGGTCAAAGATCTGGACGCGGCGATCAAGTTCTACGAGAACACCCGCACGGAACTGCTTGCCCAACTGACACCAGAACAAATCGAGAACATGCCCAGCGGGGTGTCGTTCGTGGACAACCAACTGAAGCAGGTTTTGGCGGTGCTCTATTCGCATCGAGCGACCGCTTACGAGAAGCTTGGCAACGAAGACGAAGCCAAGCAAGATACCGATCTGGCAGAAGCCTACGGGCTCGATCGCCAGCGAGGCGTTTGGTAA
- a CDS encoding STAS domain-containing protein produces MNLQIISTKDSHVHIAVTGKVSQDGIPRDKEPISSLLGPDAYTLTVLLDLKDAEVIDSSGIGWLLVCHKRFAEKGGRMICYSAPPAVANVFKLMRMDLVFDSAANAVEAEKLAGVNAET; encoded by the coding sequence ATGAATCTACAGATCATCTCGACGAAAGATAGCCACGTTCATATCGCCGTAACTGGCAAAGTCAGCCAGGATGGCATCCCCCGCGATAAAGAACCGATTTCGAGTCTGTTGGGGCCAGATGCCTACACTTTAACGGTGCTATTGGACCTGAAAGACGCGGAAGTGATCGACTCCAGCGGCATCGGTTGGCTGCTGGTTTGTCACAAGCGTTTCGCGGAGAAGGGGGGGCGAATGATCTGTTATTCGGCACCTCCGGCTGTCGCCAATGTCTTCAAACTGATGCGCATGGATCTTGTCTTTGATAGCGCGGCCAACGCCGTGGAAGCGGAGAAACTAGCTGGTGTCAACGCAGAAACATAA
- a CDS encoding 3-isopropylmalate dehydrogenase, which translates to MKIAVIGGDGTGPEVTAEALKVMDAAAKLEGFTIEKTEFGFGGDHYLKTGEILPEGAVDELRKFDAIFLGAIGHPDVAPGILEKGLLLQLRFQLDQYINLRPVKLYPGVDTPLKDKGPEEIDFVVVRENTEDLYAGVGGFLKKGTADEVATQTAMYTRKGCERWLRWAFEYTQKRNNPKGKKLTLVAKTNVLTYGHDLVWRTFQEVAKDYPDVEPDYNHVDACCMWMVKNPEYYDVIATTNMFGDIITDLAGILQGGMGVAAGGNINPDAGGTSMYEPMGGSAPKYTGKNVINPIAAISAAAMLLEHTGQPAAGARVLKAIQTVTGTKMKSQSAGKMGYGTSEVGDLVVEALGS; encoded by the coding sequence ATGAAAATTGCCGTTATTGGTGGAGATGGAACCGGACCTGAAGTTACAGCGGAAGCCCTGAAAGTCATGGACGCGGCCGCCAAATTGGAAGGTTTTACCATCGAAAAGACCGAGTTCGGTTTTGGTGGGGATCACTACCTGAAGACGGGCGAAATTCTGCCAGAAGGTGCCGTCGACGAGCTGCGTAAGTTCGACGCTATCTTCTTGGGTGCCATCGGTCATCCTGACGTCGCCCCAGGTATCTTGGAAAAAGGCCTGCTGCTGCAGCTGCGTTTCCAGCTGGATCAATACATCAACCTGCGTCCGGTCAAGCTCTACCCCGGCGTCGATACTCCACTGAAGGACAAGGGTCCGGAAGAAATCGATTTCGTCGTCGTGCGTGAAAACACCGAAGACCTTTACGCCGGTGTCGGTGGTTTTCTGAAGAAGGGAACCGCGGACGAAGTCGCGACGCAAACGGCCATGTATACCCGCAAAGGTTGCGAGCGTTGGTTGCGTTGGGCGTTTGAATACACCCAGAAGCGAAACAACCCCAAGGGTAAGAAGCTGACCCTGGTCGCCAAGACCAACGTGCTGACCTACGGGCACGACCTCGTCTGGCGTACGTTCCAGGAAGTGGCCAAGGATTACCCCGACGTCGAGCCAGATTACAACCACGTCGATGCCTGCTGCATGTGGATGGTTAAGAATCCTGAGTACTACGACGTGATCGCCACGACCAACATGTTCGGCGACATCATCACCGACCTGGCAGGCATTCTGCAAGGTGGCATGGGTGTGGCCGCCGGCGGCAACATCAACCCCGATGCCGGCGGAACCAGCATGTACGAACCAATGGGCGGTAGTGCTCCCAAGTACACCGGCAAGAACGTGATCAACCCGATCGCCGCGATCAGTGCCGCAGCCATGCTGCTGGAACACACCGGTCAGCCGGCTGCCGGGGCACGCGTTCTGAAGGCCATCCAGACCGTTACCGGCACCAAGATGAAGAGCCAAAGTGCCGGCAAGATGGGCTATGGTACTTCCGAAGTGGGCGACCTGGTTGTCGAAGCACTGGGCAGCTAA
- the mtnB gene encoding methylthioribulose 1-phosphate dehydratase, protein MSTDTQPKSSPSHPALAGLDKPVQGLRETGQYFFERGWSVGTSSNYSVVVNRSPLQLLVTASGMDKGNLGPNDFVRCNYDGNQVDADNMPTTDQPRSSAETQLHVVLARMEDVGSVLHTHSVWGTLLSDTFGDNGGFEIEGYEMLKGLAGVKTHQHTEHVPVFENTQDIPRLAERVEKRVQDESQPPIHGFLIRNHGLYTWGEDLAEARRHIEIYEFLFEVMGRKLAAQGKLCPAT, encoded by the coding sequence ATGAGCACCGATACCCAGCCGAAGAGTTCTCCTTCCCACCCTGCCCTCGCTGGCCTCGACAAGCCGGTCCAGGGGCTCCGGGAAACGGGCCAGTATTTCTTCGAGCGCGGCTGGTCTGTCGGCACGAGCAGCAACTACAGCGTTGTCGTCAATCGCAGCCCGCTGCAGCTGCTGGTTACTGCCAGCGGTATGGATAAAGGCAACCTGGGACCGAACGATTTTGTTCGCTGCAACTACGACGGCAACCAGGTCGACGCCGACAACATGCCAACGACCGATCAGCCTCGCTCATCGGCCGAAACGCAACTGCACGTGGTGCTGGCCCGGATGGAAGATGTCGGTTCGGTCCTGCATACGCACTCGGTCTGGGGCACGCTCTTGTCCGATACGTTCGGCGACAATGGCGGCTTCGAGATCGAAGGGTACGAAATGCTCAAAGGCCTGGCCGGTGTGAAGACGCACCAGCACACCGAGCACGTCCCTGTCTTTGAGAACACCCAAGACATCCCCCGGCTCGCAGAACGAGTCGAGAAGCGCGTTCAAGACGAATCGCAGCCACCGATCCACGGCTTCCTGATCCGCAACCATGGCTTGTACACCTGGGGCGAGGACCTCGCTGAAGCTCGACGCCATATCGAGATTTATGAGTTCCTATTCGAGGTCATGGGACGTAAACTAGCCGCACAAGGCAAGCTTTGCCCTGCCACTTAA
- a CDS encoding GspE/PulE family protein translates to MSTQKHNSNGIDDSQETDHSQKREHSHGIDFSHVNMSNLEPEAQMRLLIEHSSMTGASDLFIFAGEPEYQIAMRLWGRMRTITNLPSAEGRQLLNYVKALAGIDITERRRPQDGRWIYRDDEKVIDLRLNLIPTREGEDLTIRLLDRESNLLSIDEIGLGRHDRNALMEMLQSASGLILVTGPTGTGKTTTLYACLQHLNDGNRKINTLEDPIEFSLPGIRQSQVNMKVGLDFSDLLRGVIRQQPDVIMVGEIRDKETAITAVRAANSGHLVFATLHAPVATGAVQSMLSFDIHPYFLASCLRGVIAQRLVRVLDTDTRVKYELGSNSNTFADIESLLEDGQGSYFYGPDPSADNEGYNGRTAIFEMVTMNKTLRDAIINRKPTHELEKLAEEMGMITFRKAAMLKVARGETSMEEVFKNVPVEYLDLESTG, encoded by the coding sequence GTGTCAACGCAGAAACATAATTCGAACGGGATCGACGACTCGCAAGAGACCGATCATTCTCAGAAGCGCGAACACTCGCACGGGATCGACTTTTCGCACGTCAATATGAGCAACCTCGAGCCAGAAGCCCAGATGCGGCTTCTGATCGAGCACTCGTCGATGACTGGTGCGAGCGACCTGTTCATTTTCGCCGGCGAGCCTGAGTACCAGATCGCGATGCGATTGTGGGGGCGGATGCGAACGATCACCAACCTTCCGTCGGCTGAAGGTCGTCAGCTGCTTAACTACGTGAAGGCCCTCGCCGGGATCGATATCACCGAGCGTCGCCGACCACAGGATGGTCGCTGGATTTATCGCGACGACGAAAAGGTCATCGACCTGCGTTTGAACCTGATCCCGACCCGCGAAGGAGAAGACCTCACGATCCGCTTGTTGGACCGGGAAAGCAACTTGCTGTCGATCGACGAGATCGGGCTGGGTCGTCACGACCGCAACGCCTTGATGGAAATGCTTCAGTCGGCGTCCGGCTTGATCCTGGTCACCGGTCCCACCGGTACCGGTAAGACGACCACGCTGTATGCCTGCTTGCAGCATCTCAACGATGGCAATCGCAAGATCAACACGCTGGAAGATCCCATCGAGTTCTCGCTGCCAGGCATTCGCCAGTCGCAGGTCAACATGAAGGTTGGTCTCGACTTTTCCGATCTCTTGCGGGGTGTCATTCGTCAGCAGCCCGATGTCATCATGGTCGGCGAAATTCGCGACAAGGAAACGGCGATCACCGCCGTGCGGGCTGCCAACAGTGGTCACCTCGTTTTCGCGACGCTCCACGCCCCGGTCGCCACCGGTGCCGTGCAAAGCATGTTGTCCTTCGACATCCATCCTTACTTCCTAGCCAGTTGCCTGCGGGGTGTCATTGCCCAGCGCCTGGTCCGCGTTCTCGATACCGACACGCGCGTGAAGTATGAACTGGGTTCCAACAGCAACACGTTTGCCGATATCGAGTCGCTCCTGGAAGATGGCCAAGGAAGCTACTTCTACGGCCCCGACCCATCCGCAGACAACGAAGGCTACAACGGCCGCACGGCGATCTTCGAGATGGTCACCATGAACAAGACGCTGCGTGATGCCATCATCAATCGCAAGCCAACCCACGAGTTGGAGAAACTAGCCGAAGAGATGGGCATGATCACGTTCCGCAAGGCCGCCATGCTGAAAGTCGCCCGCGGCGAAACCAGCATGGAAGAGGTCTTCAAGAACGTCCCAGTCGAATACCTCGATCTGGAATCGACCGGTTAG
- a CDS encoding peptidoglycan-binding domain-containing protein — protein MAESISASVGRKKGHNATNHKADVKTVQRLLAAAAKNLGNNDCHPGDDDGLIATPPRFSETVAAINAFQKRFMRNPDGQVDPGKNTLKKLNEAAGSAPAGAVAAAPKAPVAGPKKAPAPSALGKLSLNSFLGKSMAEICPSGYADTSNNHCAHFVGHALDITAGLTCHGMTSGKKRKGEAASLRVQEIFAVCPSLAEYDNKTMAGKRGLMFVSAPSSFVTTGTKTTIRNVPKKHIGIFLNGTIWHYSNSRNKVVTQTPAQFIKHYSGQTNALWFGTLPPGAISNFSA, from the coding sequence ATGGCAGAATCGATCAGCGCGAGTGTGGGGCGAAAGAAGGGGCATAACGCCACCAACCATAAGGCCGATGTGAAAACCGTTCAGCGATTGCTGGCCGCTGCGGCGAAGAACCTGGGAAACAACGATTGCCATCCCGGCGACGACGATGGGCTGATCGCGACGCCTCCGCGGTTTTCAGAAACCGTTGCGGCGATCAACGCTTTTCAAAAGCGATTCATGCGCAATCCAGACGGGCAGGTCGATCCCGGTAAGAACACCCTCAAGAAGCTCAACGAGGCCGCCGGTTCCGCTCCTGCGGGGGCAGTCGCCGCGGCACCCAAAGCGCCAGTGGCCGGGCCCAAGAAGGCCCCTGCGCCATCCGCATTGGGGAAGCTCTCGCTCAATTCATTCCTGGGCAAGTCGATGGCCGAAATTTGCCCCAGTGGTTACGCCGATACGAGCAACAATCATTGTGCTCATTTCGTGGGGCATGCCCTCGATATCACCGCCGGGCTGACCTGCCACGGGATGACCTCGGGCAAAAAGCGGAAAGGGGAGGCTGCCAGTCTGCGCGTGCAAGAGATCTTCGCGGTTTGTCCCTCGTTGGCCGAGTACGACAACAAGACAATGGCCGGCAAGCGAGGGCTCATGTTTGTCAGCGCCCCGAGCAGCTTCGTCACGACCGGCACCAAGACAACCATTCGGAACGTGCCCAAGAAGCACATCGGGATCTTCCTCAACGGTACCATCTGGCACTACAGCAATTCGCGAAATAAGGTCGTCACGCAGACGCCGGCGCAGTTCATCAAGCACTACAGCGGTCAGACGAATGCCCTGTGGTTTGGGACGCTGCCGCCGGGGGCGATCTCAAATTTCTCAGCGTAA
- a CDS encoding GGDEF domain-containing protein, translated as MEDWILGIPTPVAMALIALIGYFLGKRNYRPVSSEQAYARRELKRAKAIVKQLEEISREVRRNLASHQSSIAHFKERIVLMSSQENETGESWQTLCEEAERMLSPTMRLSAQIANAYDEVRQQANLLMTFTESRTDPLTGLSNRRALDDSLESLFAMKDRYELTFSLCIFDVDHFKRINDEYGHLEGDRVLQEVANLIDTCVRETDVVTRYGGEEFVILMPSTDLAGALIFAERVREAVEQKLKVTVSGGVAQASETDESQTLLARADAALYRAKSQGRNCIYCHTGDSVQAHPTSDKSDANLPHEDAELLLEEVRSLEKTLGKRESDKNGSREQHQAEIV; from the coding sequence ATGGAAGACTGGATTTTAGGAATTCCGACTCCGGTAGCCATGGCGTTGATCGCCTTGATCGGATACTTCCTAGGAAAACGCAATTATCGTCCCGTATCCTCCGAGCAAGCCTATGCTCGGCGCGAGCTGAAGCGCGCGAAAGCAATCGTTAAGCAGCTCGAGGAAATCTCGCGCGAAGTCCGTCGCAACTTGGCCTCGCACCAATCGAGCATCGCCCACTTCAAGGAACGCATCGTCTTGATGAGTTCCCAGGAAAACGAAACCGGCGAGTCGTGGCAGACGCTGTGCGAAGAAGCCGAGCGGATGCTCAGCCCCACGATGCGACTGTCGGCTCAAATCGCCAATGCCTACGACGAAGTCCGTCAGCAAGCCAATCTGCTGATGACCTTCACCGAGTCGCGTACCGATCCTTTGACCGGGCTCAGCAACCGACGCGCGCTCGACGACAGCCTGGAAAGCCTGTTCGCGATGAAGGATCGCTACGAGTTAACCTTCTCGCTGTGTATCTTTGACGTCGATCACTTTAAACGAATCAACGACGAATATGGTCACCTCGAAGGGGACCGTGTTCTGCAGGAAGTGGCCAACCTGATCGACACATGCGTTCGCGAGACCGACGTCGTGACTCGCTACGGTGGCGAAGAGTTCGTCATCTTGATGCCGTCGACCGATCTGGCCGGAGCGTTGATCTTCGCCGAACGTGTTCGCGAAGCGGTCGAACAAAAGTTGAAGGTGACTGTCAGCGGCGGTGTTGCTCAGGCCAGCGAAACCGATGAATCGCAGACGCTACTGGCCCGTGCTGATGCGGCCCTGTATCGTGCCAAATCGCAAGGTCGTAATTGCATCTACTGCCATACCGGCGACAGCGTGCAGGCACATCCGACTTCCGACAAGTCCGATGCCAACCTGCCGCACGAAGACGCCGAGTTGCTGTTGGAAGAGGTCCGATCCTTGGAGAAGACGCTCGGAAAACGCGAAAGCGACAAGAACGGGTCTCGCGAACAGCATCAGGCCGAAATCGTTTAG
- a CDS encoding DUF6793 family protein — MALFEVETNAHIVITWADDENEAKGQVYDNYPGDDVIRISKRPRTSWVISKSALGLTTGPLDPCIVARDCLSKAEGDKVHAIRLYMHETGNDLNQARKAIESNMVMGW, encoded by the coding sequence ATGGCGCTCTTCGAGGTGGAAACAAACGCTCATATCGTCATCACCTGGGCGGATGACGAGAACGAGGCCAAAGGACAGGTCTACGACAACTATCCCGGCGACGACGTGATTCGCATTTCTAAAAGGCCACGCACGTCGTGGGTGATATCTAAATCGGCACTAGGTTTAACGACAGGTCCTCTGGATCCTTGCATTGTAGCGCGCGACTGTCTCTCGAAAGCCGAAGGGGACAAGGTCCATGCGATTCGCTTATACATGCATGAGACAGGCAACGACCTGAACCAGGCTCGCAAGGCAATCGAGTCCAACATGGTCATGGGTTGGTAA
- the mtnC gene encoding acireductone synthase produces the protein MAAAWNVILLDIEGTTSSVSYVFDVMFPYVLRELDNFLKCGWNEPELGPVLDLIAQDAGSEDFASWTADCTDELQRREKVATEIRRLMDGDVKATGLKALQGLIWKDGFERGELVAQVYDDVPEALEAWTSAGLRVYIYSSGSIKAQKLFFGHSEAGNLLKYFSGHFDTTTGPKKEASSYNAIAAEVGEAAEKILFISDIVAELDAAKEIGMDTRLSIRPGNKPVEDGHAHQAITSFAQVSIG, from the coding sequence ATGGCAGCAGCCTGGAATGTCATTCTGCTGGACATCGAAGGAACGACTTCGAGCGTTTCTTACGTGTTCGATGTCATGTTCCCGTATGTCCTGCGCGAGCTCGACAACTTCCTGAAGTGCGGTTGGAACGAGCCGGAGCTAGGTCCGGTTCTCGATCTGATCGCTCAGGATGCCGGCAGCGAGGACTTCGCCAGTTGGACCGCCGACTGCACCGATGAGTTGCAGCGGCGCGAAAAGGTCGCCACGGAAATTCGCCGCTTGATGGATGGCGATGTGAAAGCGACGGGGCTGAAGGCCTTGCAGGGCCTGATCTGGAAGGATGGCTTCGAACGCGGTGAACTGGTTGCCCAGGTTTACGATGACGTGCCTGAAGCGTTGGAGGCCTGGACCTCGGCAGGCCTGCGCGTCTACATCTACTCGTCCGGCAGCATCAAGGCCCAGAAGCTTTTCTTCGGGCACAGTGAAGCAGGCAACCTGCTCAAGTACTTCTCGGGTCACTTCGATACGACGACCGGTCCCAAAAAGGAAGCCAGCAGCTACAACGCGATCGCTGCCGAAGTGGGCGAAGCCGCCGAGAAGATTCTTTTCATCAGCGATATCGTGGCCGAGCTAGACGCTGCTAAAGAGATCGGCATGGATACTCGTCTGAGCATTCGCCCCGGCAACAAGCCGGTGGAAGACGGCCACGCGCACCAGGCCATTACCAGCTTTGCCCAGGTTTCTATCGGCTAG
- a CDS encoding SDR family NAD(P)-dependent oxidoreductase, with product MSVKSLFDLTDRTVLVTGGSKGIGKTIARAFAECGANVCITARHQDELEAAADEIAQGLSVQVEYRVCDMGDRAAVDAMAVDVLQTFGGIDVLVNNAGTNKPQNLTETTDEVWDEVLELNFSACMRLARHVVPSMKEKGWGRIIHLSSVMAMASNPGRGLYSGTKAALIGMARAHALELGPYGITVNCICPGPIATDLPMSLLNDEQKQRFAERTAVKRWGETIDMVGPALLLGSDAGAYITGTTILADGGLICRTFD from the coding sequence ATGTCCGTAAAAAGCCTCTTTGATCTGACAGACCGCACGGTTCTCGTCACCGGGGGAAGTAAGGGGATCGGCAAGACCATCGCGCGAGCTTTCGCCGAATGCGGAGCGAATGTCTGCATTACCGCCCGGCATCAAGACGAACTGGAAGCGGCCGCCGACGAGATCGCCCAGGGGCTGAGCGTTCAGGTCGAGTACCGCGTATGCGACATGGGAGACCGCGCGGCGGTCGATGCGATGGCCGTCGACGTGTTGCAAACGTTTGGCGGTATCGACGTTTTGGTGAACAATGCCGGGACAAACAAACCTCAAAACTTAACGGAAACTACCGACGAAGTTTGGGATGAAGTGTTAGAACTGAACTTTAGCGCGTGCATGCGTTTAGCTCGTCATGTTGTTCCCAGCATGAAGGAAAAAGGCTGGGGGCGAATCATTCACCTTTCCAGCGTGATGGCGATGGCTTCCAATCCTGGGCGAGGGCTGTATTCGGGAACGAAGGCAGCACTTATTGGGATGGCCAGGGCACATGCGTTAGAATTGGGGCCATACGGCATTACCGTCAATTGTATTTGCCCCGGCCCAATCGCGACGGACCTCCCCATGAGCTTGTTGAATGACGAGCAAAAACAACGTTTCGCCGAGCGGACCGCCGTCAAACGGTGGGGCGAAACAATTGACATGGTGGGGCCAGCCTTGTTGCTAGGTAGCGATGCCGGTGCCTACATTACAGGGACGACCATCCTTGCCGATGGCGGACTTATTTGCCGAACGTTCGATTAA
- a CDS encoding 1,2-dihydroxy-3-keto-5-methylthiopentene dioxygenase translates to MASISVPDENRTITDPQEISDFLKPFGIWYEKWDVAGRIGDEATNEEILEAYKPEIDRLKEQGGFVTADVINVSPETPNLDALLEKFNKEHTHSEDEVRFTVEGSGIFHINPENGPVFAVLVESGDLINVPRDTQHWFNLCSDRHIRCIRLFEDPSGWTPHYMEDGVHTKYSPLCWGPDYLAKADDIDPVVKL, encoded by the coding sequence ATGGCCAGCATTTCCGTACCTGACGAAAACCGAACCATCACCGACCCTCAGGAGATCAGCGACTTCCTGAAGCCGTTTGGCATCTGGTATGAAAAGTGGGACGTCGCCGGCCGCATCGGCGACGAGGCCACCAACGAAGAAATTCTGGAAGCCTACAAGCCAGAGATCGATCGCTTAAAGGAACAAGGCGGATTCGTCACGGCCGACGTCATCAACGTTTCGCCAGAAACGCCGAACCTCGACGCGTTGCTCGAAAAGTTCAACAAAGAGCATACCCATAGCGAAGACGAAGTTCGCTTCACCGTCGAAGGAAGCGGCATCTTTCACATCAACCCGGAAAACGGTCCTGTCTTCGCCGTGCTGGTCGAATCAGGCGACCTGATCAACGTGCCACGCGACACGCAGCACTGGTTCAACCTGTGTAGCGATCGCCACATCCGTTGCATTCGCTTGTTTGAAGATCCTTCCGGTTGGACGCCGCACTACATGGAAGACGGCGTGCACACGAAGTATTCGCCGCTGTGCTGGGGTCCTGACTACCTGGCCAAAGCCGATGACATCGATCCCGTGGTGAAGCTCTAA
- a CDS encoding DUF1559 domain-containing protein — protein sequence MSERSRKPGFTLVELLVVIAIIGILIALLLPAVQQAREAARRMQCTNHLKQIGLALHNYHDTHGNFPYGYRLGNIGNRDCWFQRILPFVEQDALQDVYEKCIRTPTADGGNLSGGTSYVYTVPSTFQGSLLGGAVIDIFNCPSEPNSPGYCRGNQVGNYVLCNGADFFKRTANPSNSTKGMFYYNSSTGFNDLTDGSSNTVMGSEAIIRGANRSGHIYDAGGYWQGSNHGEGFFSTQQAPNTSLPDLIVRSDTNNNECTNGNWDRVAPCEDVGYDDNNSSGGYRNSARSYHAGGVNTVLGDASVRFVPETIDLSTWRALGTTGNGEVLGNF from the coding sequence ATGAGCGAACGCTCTCGCAAGCCTGGCTTTACGCTGGTCGAGCTTCTGGTGGTCATTGCGATCATCGGCATCCTGATCGCACTTTTGTTGCCTGCGGTTCAACAAGCCCGGGAAGCAGCTCGCCGTATGCAGTGCACCAATCACCTGAAACAAATTGGCCTGGCGCTGCACAACTACCACGATACCCATGGCAATTTTCCGTACGGCTATCGCCTAGGCAACATCGGCAATCGTGACTGCTGGTTTCAGCGGATCCTGCCGTTCGTCGAGCAAGACGCGCTGCAAGATGTCTATGAAAAGTGCATCCGCACTCCAACGGCCGACGGAGGCAACCTGAGCGGCGGCACGTCGTACGTCTACACGGTTCCCTCGACCTTCCAAGGAAGCTTACTCGGCGGTGCGGTGATCGACATCTTCAACTGCCCTTCCGAACCGAACAGCCCCGGCTATTGCCGTGGCAACCAGGTTGGCAATTACGTGCTGTGTAACGGTGCCGACTTCTTCAAGCGAACGGCCAATCCCTCGAACAGCACCAAGGGGATGTTCTACTACAATTCCAGCACTGGCTTTAACGACCTGACCGATGGTAGCTCGAACACGGTCATGGGAAGTGAAGCGATCATTCGTGGTGCCAATCGTTCCGGGCACATCTACGATGCCGGTGGTTACTGGCAAGGATCGAATCACGGCGAAGGCTTCTTCTCAACGCAGCAAGCGCCGAACACCTCGCTGCCGGATTTGATCGTTCGTAGCGACACCAACAACAACGAATGCACCAACGGCAACTGGGACCGAGTCGCTCCTTGCGAAGACGTTGGCTACGACGACAACAACTCCAGCGGCGGCTACCGTAACTCGGCTCGCAGCTACCACGCCGGCGGTGTGAACACGGTGCTGGGCGACGCCTCGGTTAGGTTTGTTCCCGAAACGATCGACCTGAGTACCTGGCGTGCGTTGGGAACGACCGGCAACGGCGAAGTGCTCGGCAACTTCTAA